The Fulvia fulva chromosome 6, complete sequence genome includes a window with the following:
- a CDS encoding Plasma membrane proteolipid 3, whose translation MISAILLVIIAIFLPPVAVYIVAGCGADLLINICLTVLGYFPGHIHAFYIMYVYYNRKKQVEQGYFDDRPALGVYSQNVQTGGGGYGSMGAH comes from the exons ATGATCTCAGCAATCCTTCTCGTGATCATAGCGATCTTCCTGCCTCCCGTCGCAGTCTACATCGTCGCAGGCTGTGGAGCGGATCTCCTCATC AACATCTGCCTCACGGTCCTTGGGTACTTCCCTGGCCACATCCACGCGTTCTACATCATGTACGTCTACTACAACCGGAAAAAGCAGGTTGAGCAGGGGTACTTTGACGATAGACCGGCGCTGGGAGTGTATAGCCAGAATGTGCAGACCGGCGGGGGAGGATATGGAAGTATGGGTGCACACTAA
- a CDS encoding [Pyruvate dehydrogenase (acetyl-transferring)] kinase 2, mitochondrial, giving the protein MAGPASVGALGRLPSSIRARAYATAAAGLGHADASQRTFPPPWRPSTILDDWIQREARPVSLRQLTFFGRSLTEDRLITSANYARLELPTRIAHRLRNMQTLPYSAVTNQHISHVYELYYQAFERFRKVPEVSTLEDNDKYCEVLKQTLKEHMTVIPRLTMGILEIQDAVPGEECDRFMTHLLRSRISRRVIAEQHLALTETFHSPWHFPDAKKTGGAEDEFVGEIFLKCNAKEIIEKCAATARKLSQQAYGPHVTIPEIVLQGHMNTTFPYIPSHLEYILGELLRNSIQAMVEQRGLKDPPPIEVLVCEAAQHVIIRVSDQGGGVDREVLPYLWSFAKGPRRHNRLENLGKVPRLAATMQEVQVPCSAVDVSSRPQEKRPDASLASLSGRPPDLKLGMGLPMSKIYAEYWAGSLEVHSLEGYGCDAFLQISRLGNRNETLSTRAAMDAV; this is encoded by the coding sequence ATGGCAGGACCTGCCAGCGTTGGAGCGCTCGGTCGCCTGCCATCATCGATACGAGCAAGGGCATACGCAACTGCAGCTGCTGGACTTGGCCATGCGGATGCGTCACAGAGAACCTTCCCACCTCCCTGGAGGCCATCGACTATTCTGGACGACTGGATTCAGCGCGAAGCAAGGCCCGTCAGTTTACGGCAGCTCACTTTCTTCGGTCGAAGCCTGACGGAAGACCGCCTGATCACCTCTGCCAACTATGCCCGTCTTGAACTACCGACACGTATCGCGCACAGATTGCGTAACATGCAGACGCTTCCATACTCGGCAGTCACAAATCAGCACATCAGCCATGTCTATGAGCTGTACTACCAAGCTTTTGAACGATTCCGGAAAGTACCCGAAGTAAGCACGCTGGAGGACAACGACAAGTATTGCGAAGTGCTGAAGCAGACGCTGAAGGAGCACATGACTGTGATACCGAGGCTCACCATGGGCATTCTGGAAATCCAAGACGCGGTCCCAGGCGAAGAATGTGATCGCTTCATGACCCATCTACTTCGTTCTCGCATCAGTCGGAGAGTCATTGCAGAGCAACATCTGGCATTGACAGAGACCTTCCACTCGCCGTGGCACTTTCCCGATGCCAAGAAGACTGGAGGCGCTGAAGATGAGTTCGTTGGAGAGATCTTCCTCAAGTGTAACGCTAAGGAGATAATCGAGAAATGCGCTGCTACCGCAAGAAAGCTCTCTCAGCAGGCTTATGGTCCACATGTGACTATCCCGGAGATCGTGTTGCAAGGCCACATGAACACAACTTTCCCGTATATCCCCTCTCACCTCGAATACATACTTGGAGAGCTACTCAGGAACAGCATACAAGCTATGGTCGAGCAGAGAGGACTCAAAGACCCACCACCGATCGAAGTCCTGGTGTGCGAAGCAGCGCAGCATGTTATCATCCGCGTATCGGACCAAGGTGGTGGTGTCGATCGAGAAGTTCTGCCTTATCTGTGGTCGTTTGCCAAAGGACCTCGACGGCACAACAGGCTTGAGAATCTCGGAAAGGTGCCTCGTCTTGCGGCGACGATGCAGGAGGTACAAGTGCCATGCTCAGCCGTGGATGTTAGCAGCAGACCGCAGGAAAAGCGACCTGACGCGTCTTTGGCCTCACTTTCAGGACGGCCACCAGATCTGAAGCTAGGCATGGGCCTACCGATGAGCAAGATCTATGCTGAATACTGGGCTGGTAGTCTGGAAGTTCATAGCTTGGAAGGCTATGGTTGCGATGCTTTCTTGCAGATCAGCAGGTTGGGCAACAGGAATGAGACGCTCAGTACGCGGGCGGCGATGGACGCTGTGTGA
- a CDS encoding Ubiquitin carboxyl-terminal hydrolase 21 has translation MDQQLGSDMLLDSDYDEKRLTPNDDNDNVAIISPDDADSMVDDPDPSAEPAQPPADDHEAMMARFMPASPDYETEAETIHTWDITNWRTLPKRTHGPVFHCGNHPWRILFFPAGNSASESVSFYLEQGFGDEKPPEDWYACAQFMLVLHNPKDPSIYLHHVANHRFTAEEGDWGFTRFADKNRIFAAKFDDKDRPLIEDDGARMTAYVRVLKDPTGVLWHNFVNYDSKKETGMVGLRNQGATCYLNSLLQSLYLTGAFRKAVYQIPTETPEDKEASQSAYALQRLFYRLQADATAVGTQELTHSFGWESRQIFEQQDVQELSRILMEKLETRMKGTEAENALNNMFVGKMKTYLKCVNVDYESSRIEEFWDLQLNVSGCKSLDDSFKDYIQKELLEGDNKYAAEGYGLQDAEKGVIFESFPNVLHLQLKRFEYDFQRDAMMKVNDRYEFPEVFDATPYLDETADKSEPYVYHLHGVLVHSGDLNAGHYYAFLKPDKNGEFYRFDDDRVTRATKREAIDENFGGDYGANGTYGQKGQNPYTRQWSTKRSNNAYMLVYVRESRLDQILLPDAEVKPPEHLPAKIAEEREQNERRRKEKEEAHLYMNVHVATETNFKAYQGVDLIPWASEQADDPAAPKVHRLLRDMTIKDFTTFLAEQQGLEKNLVRPWIMVNRQNGTVRPDHPLSWPDMTLQEAADKFSTRQSGFRVFVEQTTRDEKGLPAWPDDEEHVQPSSPVHLTNGNGAKQQKPIILFLKYFDVDQQLLTGVGHVYMSPLDKAQDLATPILEIMKWEAGSIHLELFEEIKQNYIEPMKPRNTLIASEIQDGDIICFQRHLEEAEAEAIKAKSPGASLSAPAYYDFMMNRLFVEFTPKTLPVQNLQVKNEGDERFKLALSKKDTYDAIAHKVAEYLSKVNATPVDPTHLRFTTTNIQSGKPRAVVKRVQGATVSTILLGTSGYGGYSYAPSQAPDHLFYEVLEMSLTDLEQRKNIRITWLSEGITKEEQVDLLVHKQSQFDAVLDALHKKLQLPDEIIDHIRFYEVHSNKVYKVIPRTHGVLALNEFMSVYAERIPEEEKELDQEKGDRLLYCFHFEKEPSKSHGVPFIFLLKDGEVFKETKERISKRTGIKGKNLEKVRFAVIKGGQNYSRPQWVEDEDILSEKLSPDDHLGLEHPNRNRNNWARYESLNIR, from the exons ATGGACCAG CAGCTCGGCAGCGACATGCTGCTCGACTCCGACTACGATGAGAAGCGCCTTACACCCAACGATGACAACGACAACGTCGCCATCATATCGCCCGACGACGCCGACAGCATGGTCGACGACCCCGACCCCAGCGCCGAACCCGCACAACCGCCCGCCGATGACCACGAGGCGATGATGGCCCGCTTCATGCCGGCGTCACCAGATTACGAGACAGAAGCAGAGACAATTCACACATGGGACATCACAAACTGGCGGACCCTTCCTAAGCGGACACATGGTCCCGTGTTCCACTGTGGCAACCACCCGTGGCGCATCCTTTTCTTTCCAGCAGGCAACTCTGCGTCGGAAAGCGTTTCCTTCTACCTTGAGCAAGGATTCGGCGACGAGAAGCCACCCGAAGACTGGTATGCATGTGCTCAGTTCATGCTGGTACTGCACAACCCCAAAGATCCATCAATCTACCTCCACCATGTAGCGAACCATCGGTTTACTGCGGAGGAAGGCGATTGGGGCTTCACCAGATTTGCCGACAAGAACAGGATCTTTGCGGCCAAGTTCGACGACAAGGATCGTCCGCTAATAGAGGATGACGGAGCGCGGATGACGGCCTACGTGCGCGTGCTGAAGGATCCAACAGGTGTTCTGTGGCACAACTTCGTTAACTACGACAGCAAGAAAGAGACCGGCATGGTTGGACTGAGAAATCAGGGAGCTACCTGCTACCTCAACTCGCTTCTGCAGTCGCTATACCTCACTGGTGCCTTCCGCAAAGCAGTATACCAGATACCGACAGAGACGCCAGAAGATAAAGAGGCGTCACAATCTGCTTACGCACTGCAAAGATTGTTCTACCGTTTGCAGGCCGACGCCACCGCCGTCGGTACACAGGAGCTCACACACTCGTTCGGTTGGGAAAGCAGGCAAATCTTTGAGCAGCAAGATGTCCAGGAACTGTCCCGGATCTTGATGGAGAAGCTGGAGACACGGATGAAAGGAACCGAAGCAGAGAACGCTCTCAACAACATGTTCGTTGGCAAGATGAAGACCTATCTCAAGTGCGTTAACGTCGACTACGAATCAAGCAGAATCGAAGAGTTCTGGGACTTGCAATTAAACGTGTCCGGATGCAAGAGCCTAGACGACAGCTTCAAGGACTACATCCAGAAGGAACTGCTGGAAGGCGACAATAAGTACGCCGCCGAAGGCTATGGACTCCAAGATGCCGAGAAGGGAGTCATCTTCGAGAGCTTTCCAAACGTCCTGCATCTACAGCTCAAGCGTTTCGAGTACGACTTCCAGCGGGATGCCATGATGAAAGTCAACGACAGATATGAGTTCCCCGAGGTTTTCGACGCAACGCCATACCTTGACGAGACTGCAGATAAGTCAGAACCTTACGTCTACCATTTACATGGTGTCCTGGTGCACTCAGGCGACCTGAACGCTGGCCACTACTACGCGTTTCTGAAGCCGGACAAGAACGGCGAGTTCTATCGCTTCGACGACGACCGTGTCACTCGAGCAACGAAGCGAGAGGCAATCGACGAGAACTTTGGTGGTGACTATGGTGCTAACGGAACCTACGGACAAAAAGGCCAGAACCCGTACACCCGGCAATGGTCCACCAAACGCTCGAACAATGCCTACATGTTAGTGTATGTCCGCGAGAGCCGACTCGACCAAATACTCCTTCCCGACGCTGAAGTCAAGCCACCTGAGCATCTACCCGCCAAGATTGCAGAGGAACGTGAACAGAACGAGAGACGTCGCAAGGAGAAAGAAGAAGCGCACCTCTACATGAACGTCCATGTAGCAACCGAAACGAATTTCAAGGCATATCAAGGAGTCGATCTCATTCCCTGGGCCAGCGAACAGGCCGATGATCCAGCAGCACCCAAGGTGCACAGATTATTGCGGGACATGACTATCAAAGACTTCACGACTTTCCTCGCGGAGCAACAAGGGCTCGAAAAGAATCTTGTACGGCCATGGATCATGGTCAATAGACAGAACGGTACTGTGCGTCCCGATCATCCGCTCTCCTGGCCGGATATGACCTTGCAGGAAGCGGCGGATAAGTTCAGCACCAGGCAAAGTGGCTTCCGCGTGTTCGTTGAACAAACCACTCGGGACGAAAAGGGCTTGCCTGCGTGGCCGGATGACGAAGAACATGTTCAGCCATCATCACCCGTCCACCTAACCAATGGAAACGGCGCCAAACAACAAAAGCCAATCATTTTGTTCTTGAAGTACTTTGACGTTGATCAGCAGCTTCTTACAGGCGTCGGCCACGTCTATATGAGCCCTCTCGACAAAGCACAAGACTTGGCGACGCCGATTTTGGAGATCATGAAGTGGGAAGCTGGATCAATCCATCTCGAGCTGTTCGAGGAAATCAAGCAGAACTACATCGAGCCTATGAAGCCACGCAATACGTTGATTGCTTCGGAGATACAAGATGGAGACATCATCTGCTTCCAGCGCCACCTTGAAGAGGCCGAAGCGGAAGCTATCAAAGCGAAGAGCCCTGGCGCCAGTTTATCTGCGCCAGCTTACTACGACTTCATGATGAACCGCCTCTTTGTCGAATTCACGCCAAAGACACTGCCAGTGCAGAATCTACAAGTCAAGAACGAAGGTGATGAGAGGTTCAAACTCGCACTATCGAAGAAAGACACCTACGACGCTATTGCCCACAAGGTCGCCGAATATCTGTCAAAAGTCAACGCAACGCCTGTCGACCCCACACATCTGCGCTTTACCACCACCAATATCCAGTCGGGCAAGCCCCGAGCGGTGGTGAAGCGAGTGCAAGGGGCCACAGTTAGTACGATTCTCCTGGGAACCAGCGGGTATGGCGGTTACTCCTACGCACCATCTCAGGCACCTGACCATCTCTTCTACGAAGTACTGGAGATGAGTTTGACGGATCTGGAGCAGCGCAAGAACATTCGTATCACCTGGCTGTCGGAAGGCATCACTAAGGAAGAGCAAGTCGACCTGCTAGTACACAAGCAGTCGCAGTTCGATGCCGTGCTCGATGCACTTCACAAGAAGCTTCAGCTGCCAGACGAAATTATCGATCACATCCGTTTCTACGAAGTGCACAGCAACAAGGTGTACAAGGTTATTCCTCGGACTCACGGTGTGCTTGCGCTCAATGAATTCATGTCGGTGTATGCCGAGCGGATACCCGAAGAGGAGAAAGAGCTCGATCAAGAAAAGGGCGACCGTCTACTCTACTGCTTCCACTTCGAGAAGGAGCCATCGAAATCGCATGGAGTGCCTTTCATATTCCTGCTGAAGGATGGTGAAGTCTTCAAGGAGACCAAGGAGCGCATCTCGAAACGCACTGGTATCAAGGGCAAGAATCTGGAGAAGGTGCGCTTTGCCGTCATCAAGGGAGGCCAGAACTATAGCCGGCCTCAGTGGGTGGAAGATG AAGACATCCTATCAGAGAAGCTCAGCCCAGATGATCACCTCGGCCTGGAGCATCCCAACAGGAACCGCAACAACTGGGCGAGATACGAGAGCTTGAACATCAGATAG